CGAATCTCTACGACCTGCGGGCGGGGGCGGTCTGTACCGTCTACGCGAACCGCGTCACCGGCGAGTTCCGGACCGAGGGCGAACGGCGCGCCGGCGAGGTCGCCTCCACGGCGGCCGCGATTCTCGCTGCGATGGACCGCGTGAAGGCGGACGCGGGCGCAGACCGCTGGCACGCCGGGCTGACGCTGGACCGGTAAGCGACTTCTCTTCTGCCGCGTTTCTGTCTTTTAATACCAGTTCCCTATGTAATTAAGGGACAATCGCTTGTAGGTTGAAATGGATTGACAACGCACATGGAAGATAGCACCACTGACATGTGGTCGCGCCGGTGGGTCGCAGCCATCGGCGTCGGCTTCCTCGGAGCGCTGGCACTCGAGTTGCTCGCGTACCGAGTGGGCGTGGTCAGTGGCGCTGAGCGAATTCCCCAGACCGGCCAGTTTCTCGTCGGGGTCGCGACCACGGTAGGGGTGGCCGCCGCGTTCATCGTCGCGGACCTCCGTCTCACCGACCGGCGGCTGTTCGACCGATACGGCGGGCCAATCGTGCGCCGCATCATCGCGGGGGGCGCGCTCTTTTTGACGGTGAACGTGGTGTTTCTGCTCACCGAACCGGGACTCACCACGGCGGAGCTGTTCGGGTGGCTCCGGTGGGCGACTGTCGTCGGCAGCGGCGCGGGACTCGTCGTCGGGCTGTCGCGGGCGCGAGCCATCCAGAACGCCGTCGAAGCCGAGCGCAACGCGGTCCGGGCGGACATGCTCGAATCGCAGCGAGACGTGCTCACTTACCTGAACAGTCTCCTCAGACACGAGGTGCTCAACGGGACGAACGTCATCACCGGCTACGCGAAGCTGCTCGAGGAAGTCGAAGACCCGGACAGTCAAGAACACGAGCACGCGACCGTCATCAGGCAACACAGCGAGGACGTGGCCGGCGTCATCCAGAACATCAAGGCGTTTCTCACGGTGTTACAGGGCGAGACGACGACCGGCCGGTACGACGTCGCCGCGGCGATTCCGGAGCTGCTCGACCGGGCGCGGGAGCTGGACGAGACGACACGCGTCGAGTACGACGGGCCACAGCAGGCGGTCGTCCGGACGACCGAGGTAATCGACCGCGCGCTGTGGAACCTCGTCTCGAACGCCGTCGAACACACCCCCGCCGGCACCACCGTCCGGGTGTGCGTGGACTACACCGACGCCGAGTGTCGTATCGCAGTCGTCGACGACGGCGACGGCATCGACCCAGAGACGAGAGCGACGCTGTTCGAGCGCCCGGAGTCGAATCTCAGCCGCGGCGGCTTCGGCCTGTATCTCACCAAACAGCTCATCGAGGCGTTCGACGGCACGATTGCCGTCGAGACGGACGATTCGGGGACGACGGCGACCGTGACGCTGCCGGTTCCAGACGAGACGGACGGGAGCGTCGACCCCGGCACGCAGCCGGGAACCGATCAAGAGACGGAGTCGGGTCGGTCGACGGCGACCG
This portion of the Halosegnis longus genome encodes:
- a CDS encoding sensor histidine kinase, which encodes MEDSTTDMWSRRWVAAIGVGFLGALALELLAYRVGVVSGAERIPQTGQFLVGVATTVGVAAAFIVADLRLTDRRLFDRYGGPIVRRIIAGGALFLTVNVVFLLTEPGLTTAELFGWLRWATVVGSGAGLVVGLSRARAIQNAVEAERNAVRADMLESQRDVLTYLNSLLRHEVLNGTNVITGYAKLLEEVEDPDSQEHEHATVIRQHSEDVAGVIQNIKAFLTVLQGETTTGRYDVAAAIPELLDRARELDETTRVEYDGPQQAVVRTTEVIDRALWNLVSNAVEHTPAGTTVRVCVDYTDAECRIAVVDDGDGIDPETRATLFERPESNLSRGGFGLYLTKQLIEAFDGTIAVETDDSGTTATVTLPVPDETDGSVDPGTQPGTDQETESGRSTATVE